atgcattacacccaacactgcatatGTGTTTTCAAGATATTGGCATTGGTTATTGAAAAACATAGAACACATATTGAGCCATTATAGTGGAGGGGTGTTTTCAGTTTGTCTGTAAGTGTGTACTGAAAAAAATGGCTGTTAgaaaataagaaacaaaattaCAATGTAGTGAGGTTTATGCAGAAACAAATCTGGAAAtggaacaagacaaaatacacttatattcaagatacattgaTTGGAATCAAGTCAAAAACGGTTTCTCATGTAAATGtagtttcaaatatatttttacaggaaaaccagAGATACAGATTATGATTTCTTTTCAGTGTATGGGAGTGCTGGTGTGGGAttcttctgtgtgtgtttttagtaAATGTGTAAGTGTATGTTTTGTGCAGTCTTTTCAGTAAGTGTGTCTACAGTAAGGAGGATCAAGGATGAACACTAGTTTCTATCTGCAAAGTAGACttttccgtgtgtgtgtgtgtgtgtgtgtgtatactcctTCCTATATATTGTGCAGTGTCTGTGGATAATTTTTTTGAGAATTTCAAGTTgcattaatatttaatcaaaggATTCAACAATGAAACCCACATGgatttctctccctctttctctctctctctccctcttttggACTTTCTTTGTCTGCCTCTCTATATTCTCTCTTTCTATTTGGATTTACATAGAACTATACATGCatgcatgggtgtgtgtgtgtgtgcagtaattGGACAATGAATGACATACACTTATGCACACTACTTAGAGTAATTGCCTGTGTAGGGTCAGAGCGTCTAAATGTTGAGTAACGTTCTTTGACATTCATAATGTCTGCATTTCACTGTGATTTAATTACTGTATAcgcccatttatttattaatctcttgcatttccttttatttaGTGGTTAGGTAAGAAACTCACATATTATAATatgcatatttaatttcaaaCATATGTGTTTCTCACTTCTTGTCAAATATAATTTTGAAGCTAATAGGCTATTCTTCACCTTAGGAGTTATCTCATGTTTCCCCACAGCCCCATCAATACCAAACCAGAAATGCGTTCCTTTACAAATATGAAAAATTGCAAACAAGTAAAACCCATAATTTTTACATGAATGAATAGATAATCAGAGGCCTTTTGCAGTTAGCCAGCTGcaaaacatatttgtttgtcAAATATATGTAATAAGTCCATGCTTATGGAAagtaattgtatttaaatattgcAGATTTGCATTGAGTTCAGTTTTTGCATTTCATGTGCATTTCAATGCAATTCAAGAAATATACTGTAGaatctgcatttattttataactGCATTTAACTAATATTTAATTTCTGTGCTTTGAGACATGCAGATGAAGGAGAATAAGACAGAActtagttttatatttatattttatagttttgTGAATGTAGTGAGATGAGTAAAGTGTGCTATTGCAGAAATCTACCTCTGTCCGTTGTCTTTCAATATGCACATATATTCTGCTATGATTGCCTTCCACAGAAATTTTACTTTTCACACATTATTATGATTAatttccataaaaagtaactgggaaaaaaataattagttatttttaCCTATTGACAGTACTATTAACTTTAGGCcataatttttgttttagatGTTTAACAAAGGAACATCAAAATCTTCTCAAGTAGGctatatatactgtttaaatACCCCCTTGCGTAAGCGTTCCCCTTGGGAATCATTTCCTTAGAGAATAAGACAGACCATCTCAGTACTTTTTAGCAAATACTAAAATCTTCTAATCTAGGCCCTCCCGTTCAAGAAACAAGTCTTCATCATTAACAAGATAAGTGTTCCCAGACCTCCAGCCTGACGCTTGCAATGAACCAAAGGGGAAATCAGAGAGTGACATCTTGTGGTCATATTTGATCAAGTCACACGAGACAGAAGGAAAACTTAGAAACACAAAGACATGGATAGAGAGCCCTCTCATTatcctactctctctctctctctctctctctctctctctctctctctctctctctctctctctctctctctctctccctctctctctcaaaatttcaaagtactttattggcatgattgtttttacatacaatattgccaaagcatgaatacacaaaacagataatgacaagacaagacaaataataataaaacagtaacaaataacaatacaaatataattaaaataatttctctctctctctctctctctctctctctctctccatttataCAGCAGTGCAGTGGGCAAATTCCATTCCTTTAGACCCCCTCTCCCCCCTTTCTTTCCCCTCGAGACACAACTCACACAAAGAGTCCAGCAACCACTCTTATTAACTGACCTGAAGGGGGAGGGGTGTGCgcaagtgtgtgtgggtgtgtgtgttctgatatTATTTGGTATACCTAGGGTTTGCATCGTGTTTtaatagagaaaataaacaaGCACTGAGCTATCATTCAAACATGCAGTAGATGAAGCAACAGGCACTGTTGCCATCTCTAATACCTGTATCTTTGAATGTGTGTTACTACactattttgcaaaaaaaaaaagggagtgTCTTGGATTTGGCCATGGGAAAGAGAAACTgaaaaagtgaagaaaaagagGTGAATTCTTGGGGCCCTGCTTCCCCCCTAAAACAAGAGAGTAATAGAATCCagatgtactctctctctctctctctctctctctctctctctctctctctctctctctctctctcttgagcagcttagtctatttatccaacataccatacctcttctgccacacattcccttgcatctgtatgtAACAGATTTGTACTTGTATGTTGTACAAGTTgcgtgtgcgcacacacacacaaacatacattgccttattgtgtatttctatatatcaTTACATTGTCtagtcactttttatttttatttaaaaagattttattattatctctgttttgttgttatattgtttgtgcactggaagcttctgtcaccaagacaaattccttgtacgtgtaagcatacttggcaataaagctaattctgattctgattctctctctctctctctctctctctctctctctctctctctctctctctctctctctctctctctctctctctctctctcattctttagCTACATTTCTGTCCTATTTGTCTCGTAATAAGAGGATAAAAGagagttttatttaaattattagtaGAACATGTAAAGAAAGAGTAAAAGATCTAAAAAAGGAATAGTGTAAGATTGGTGTCTAAGCACTGGGAGAGAGTGGAggaggaaaaagaaagagagagactatACGTATGTGGGAGAGCGAGTCTCTTGTGTGAGTCATAAAGAAAGAGATGGAAAAATACAAGTAGAGAAACACTGCAAACACACGCACATCATCTAGTTGCAAACATCACTGCATTAAATATGTGCAATGCAGTGTTCAATTATTTTACACATAACATCAGCCAACTGTTATCTTTCACCTACAGTAACAAAGCTGCAGTGTATCGTTAGTGAGATGTCTGGTTATGTTATTTGGTTTATGTAACATAAAAGCAAACAGTGATTGTATTATATCGAATTTTGCGCTAATTGGCCAACTTGTCAGACTGTACTGTAAGGAGAGACCCACCAATTTAAAGAAGTCTCTCTCGGCTCCTAACcagcccccccaccccccaccccaccttctctccccctctcctctctctgtttcgctctcctctcctctcctctcaaaGCACAGCGCGCGTGTGATTTGACAGTCGCATCTCTTCGTGTGTCCGTGAGCGCGCGCGTGTGTATGTTTACGATCGTCGTGCTCCACGTGCGGCGTGTGGATGCGCTCCTCGCACGCTGTCGGTAACAGAAACCATGACCGGCGTGCCGCGTGACCCCTTCTACTCTTCTCCGTTCGGTCCGTTTTACCGGAGACACGCGCCCTACCCGGTACAGCCAGAGTACCGGATGCACGAGCTCAACAAACGGCTCCAGTCCCGGCCTGAGGTGAGTGAATACGAATAGTAAACAAATTTCTCAGACTGAGAATAGATTAGATTTCACAATTACAATCGGCAtactgttattattttattttaatttcaaaataaagaagACATTAAGTTCTAGTGGAATCTTACAATCTCTATACCACAATGTATTGAAtacaacacatacattttaaatagcattATATAGATGAATAGATTCATCATACAATAGACACGAATACATCAGTGCATTTCATTTGCATCTCCAAAGTGTGATTTCACTGTTCAATTACAAACTTACTCAAGGACTTTGCATTGGATTGGATCTGCACAGCACTAAAGCTATTTTATATCGTTTGGAAAAAATTCCATATGCCCTATGGTTTTCAAGAACACAAACAACCAGataatgtgttgtgtatgttgATGTTTATGAGCTGGTGTGATTTATTGTGGTTTTTGAGTCACTAAGCTTTAACAAACAGCACACTCCATAAGAGAAGGGACAAATGAAATGTGACCTGTATTGCTGTACCATGTGTATTTAAAAGACAGAAATCTTCTTTCTCAATGTCCCATTATAAATCGCAGCACAAGCTGTGTTAATATTGCTTGATTCCTTCAGTGTATAATAAGTGTGAAAATAATCCACTTTAAATTGTACTTTTAGAATATCGCCTCCACAGAGCAATGTGAAAAAAAGTAgaggaaaataaaatgtatcagcAGAGGCAGCTCAGCACACCTGGAGTCAAGGCAATTTGACAGATAGCACTGAAATAGAGACTGCACTGTTGGAAAGATGACCAGTAGAAACAGCCATTATTCACAGGATAAATTCAAAAAAAAGATCACTCTTTTTACACATTGAGAACACTGTATTTTCTGATGCGCAAAGAGTTTAGAGCAGTaaaaatgcagtttattgtaGATTAAGGGCCAGTTTTGTCATATCCAATTAATACACTCAAGCAGTCGTTGACTCGATCAGCGGTTTAAATTGCTGTCTTTAATGGGGCAAGTCAAACTTGGGTGTGTGTTTATAATAAACAGAGTGCTTTGAAATGATAATCACTGTGCCAAGCTTAATTGTGGTTATTTTGGGTCATTCAGGGGCCAAGTACTTCTGTGCCTCaatgtgactgagtgtgtgtggtAAATATGTGGTCCCACAGGACAGTGATATTCTGTGGTGGGATGCATTCTGCACTGAGTTCTTTGAAGAGGATGCCACATTAACACTCTCATTCTGTCTGGAGGAGGGACCCAAGACATATAGTAAGTGCCTGTGTTTATAAATATCACTACATGATTAAACCATGGGGTCCACTTGATCATAGTtatcattacaaattaattataaaaaagtaGGATAAACACAGTGGTTCTTatgtggttttgcttcaggaccctcATTTTAAATTGGACATGAAGTAACGACCCAACACACTACCAACATTTCGTATCATACAAATGTAGGGATGCACGATacaaaatttgtgtgaaacaAAAAGCTCATTATTCAAAGAAAGAtcacacaaaaatctattttttttgaagaatgtctcagctctgtatgttcatacaatgcaagtgaatggtgaccaaaaatgttaagctcccaaaagcacttaaaggcagcatagaagtaatccataaaactgcaGTGGTTAAtccgtcttctgaagtgattcagttggttttgggtgagaacagaccaaaatataattcccttctcactataaattttgacatcagcagtctccttggccatCATAATTTCAAACTCGATCCCAAtttctagtgctctgtgcatgtgtcaagcactggGAAGTGTAAACGAGCTTGAattcatgatcgtgcctagagactgcaatggcaagttgatgtacaatgaaaaaggatttatattttggtctgttcaatCCCAAAATCGATTTGATCGTTTCAGAGgacattgattaaatcactggagtcatatggattacctttatgctgcatttaagtgctttttggagcttcaaaattttggtcaccattcacttgctttgtatgaacatacagagttgagatattcttctaaaatattttcttcttaaaTAATGAAGCGTGTCCCTTTTTGGCTGAAGCAGCCTCTGCTTTATCCTTAAGAAACGTCCTTGCTGTGTTGATCAAATtagttgtgtttacattttttaatgatggTTCCACCTCTTGAAATtgcaactctgctgtcattgtcACCCAATTTAAAGTAATTCCACACAAGAGACTTTTTTTTTCCACACACAGCAGAGTTGTAGGCAAATTTTCCACCTCTTTTACTTGACAGAATATAGTCTAAACTTATGATCGACTGTGTTACTGTAAAAAAGATAATTGCTTTAATCAACTGATACTGATGTTTGGGTGACACATAGATGCATCACTattcaaaagtaaacaaaaatggcattactatcaaatgtataattattaccatgaactgcataggtccaacaatatgcaaaatgattAACAACATGGCATAGCAAACTttctaaatgtcttttaaattttAAAGGGTTCCTGCACTCAGCAGTCAATTATTACCACaacattgtttttctttgttgaaaATGAATCAAGATTTAATGCAGTCTATTGCCTTTTATCttgcataattttatttaagtttttttaaggATGAAGGCATGTCATGCATTGTCCATGTTGACAtttgcctaatttggctagcttttaCCAAGTTACATGAATTTGCTCCAAAATATTCTAGAGTTtgtgaaaataattttctgtCTCCTTTTAAAAATTTGGTCAGTTCCAGCAACTGATCTGTGATCCATTTTTGGGTTGCGACTTGCGAAGATGtataagtgtgtttgtgcatagATTGTGGTGAAGCTGGTTATAGTTTTTTAAATTGGAAAATGCATATACTGTGCAGCTTTCTTTTCATGCatctctctctgcctgtctgtcctTATTCAGATCTTTTCTTGTTTcaatctttatatttaattattttcaaattcaTAGTAATGAAGACATTAAGTGTTAGGTACAAtacaattaatacaataaatacattttaggtcACTGAATACAGATTTATAGATTAGATTACAGGAATGAGATAGCTCTTTGTCTGACGgtatctccatctctctctctcttgttctgtTTCTTTGTTAGagtgtaaatgtatattattttttggCTTGTTTAGAGTTAGACAGGGACTTGTGCTGGATTTCAAATTCTCATTCATTCCTTATTCACTGTGTATGTGATGAGATTTGATTGACAGGTCTGGAGTGTTCAAATAAATATGGGCCTGCAGACATCAAACACCTCTACTGCAGTGATTGACAGCTCCAGAGCACTAACTGTTCTGTGTACACGCACAGCCTGCTGGACTTAATGCCTGCGGCTCTATTCAGTAGCCTGTTTGTTTCTAACTCTTAGGggaccacacacagagacacaaactcacacacacaaacacaattatgGTTGCCATTTAAGGTGTTTGACCAGTATGCAACTTAACTTTGAGTCTCTTCCATCATATGggcacaaacaaataaataaacatttgtgtTTGGAGTTCATAGCACTATATTCTCCGCTTTTTCGTAATCAGTGAACACAACTGATATGTGAATTAAATGTCTCTCACTCTCATTTCTTCGTTCAGCCATTGGACGCACCCTGATCCCTCGTTACTTCAGTTCTCTGTTTGAAGGAGGAGTCTATGAGTTGTTTTTTGAGCTGAAACAGACAAAGGAGTCGTTCAACAACTCAATGATTACTGTCGACTCTCATCACTGTACTATGACAACACAACATGGCAAACCTACTTTCACTAAGGTACTATACACATACAATCATACACACACTGTCAGAAGTCTGGCTCTGTGTGTCTTTGCTTCCTCATTTTTAGCACTAATGTATTCCTCATTGTGAATTCTGGGCTGGAActgcacaaaacaaaaaaggaaaaaaaaatatcccCCACTCTCTCCCTCACCCTCCTGCTTTTTCTTTGCTTATTCCTCTCTCACCCTCCCTTcttctcaccctctctctctcatccaCACAAACTGCTTCCTCTCTTTCTATCCTATTGGTTTATGTTTCAGGATTGTAGGATGGTCATAATGAAAAGTCTGCTAGTTACAGTGTTGTGAAACCTCTAATATATTCTCATTAAGGAAGAATATTACAATACAGTTCTGAAAATGCTCTTGCTTTTATCTAATTTGTTTCAGGTGACACTGTTTCCATACAAAGCCGTCGTGTTTGTAAGACTGCAGGAATCCATGATTTCCAGTTTTTGGACTGGGTGTCCTATGCAATATTCATATGATACGCCACTATAGTATCCAAAATCTTCCACCTGTCAattagatagagagagagacagagttttTTTTACAACTTTGCTCTTTAGTAAATGAACATttgtgaattaaatattgatttagaagACTGTATGTTGTAGCTAAGTTATACAGATACCGttcccatgtgtgtgtgtgtgtgaatgtgaatgatgtgtgtgtgtgtgtgtgtgtgtgtgtgtgtgtgtgtatactggaGGCATTGATCAGAGCGTGTCTGCTGGGATTACATCCCTCCCGTTGCTATGCCAACCTTGCCGTTACCCTCCGTTCCCCGGCAACTGAATGTTGGGGTTCAGAGTTCCACACATATAATAGTGTGCTGTACTGAAAATACTGCTTTAATGAGAAAATTGTATAATTTGATTTGATGTAAactaatacaaaacaaatattttaaagtagttttcaAGTTTATCTCTGGTCaagtcgacatgatgttttcagaaTTCAAAAGATAATCAGGAAAATAAGGAAGATTACATCTCTCATTTGTCCTCATTGTTTATAAGTTGACATAGTAAATAAGTGTTAATTAAATGACGAGTAACAAAGGAAAAGGGGGTATAAGGGACAGCCACACTAATTACACAAAGACCTGATTCTGTTCCTGTTTTTCCACAGGTGTGTACAGAAGGTCGTCTGATTCTTGTGTTCACTTTTGATGACCTTATGAGAATCAAAACATGGCACTTCACTATCACACACTACAGTGAGCTCATTCCTCGAAGCATTTTGGCTGTTAATGTGAGTCACTTttcatataaatcaaataatgttCAGTAATACAGTCCTAAATATTCCTCATACAAGAtcatataatgttatataatgttcaattaattaaatttatttgctaattttagTCAAATTCTGCTCATTTAAGTTTGAGTATGTTAGGAATGGCAAACTACCATTCTACTACAGTATGCATACTATGTATTTTCTCAGTGtgagaaattaacttttacattaagGGGCCATATTTGCTCCATGGGTTTTTACCTTCATTATCTTTTATGAAGGCATTTTTGTtttctaaccatttaaaacataaattgtaCATTTATGCCAAATACTGATATACAAATTCTCAACACTGAGATATATTACCTCTTACCCTAAGAATTAAATCAACATTAATTCAGATTTTATGCCTTAATATGTATAAGTAGGACTATACACcaatcatccacaacattaataccacctgcctaataccaatggtgccgccaaaacagcaccaacccgcatctcagaatagcattctgagattattttcttctcaccacaattgtacagagcggttatttgagttaccataaactttgtcagtttgaaccagtctggctattctctgttgacctccctcatcaacaaAGTATTTCCATCCgcaaaactgccgctcactggatgtgttttgtttttggcaccattctgagtaaattctagagactgttgtgcatgaaaatcccaggatttTCCAGGATCCCAGGATTGACAATCATTcacgcaattatctaatcagccaatcatgtggcagcagcacagtgcataaaatcatgcagatacaggccaggagcttaatttaatgttcacatcaactatcagaatgggggaaaattttatcttagtgatttggaacgtggcatgatttttggtgcaagatgagctggtttgagtatttctgtaactgctgatctcctgggattttcatgcaaaactgtctctagaatttacctacacaatattaggcaggtggtttaatgttgtggctgatcggtgtaatagaatattaagaactatatcaaattaaaaacagaagaattaatgatgAGGAAATgttttgcccccacattttgaatttcggggcatgtttgtcatttttggtggCATTGTTGCCCCGAACCCCACAACATTTCTGAGACTGGCATGTATACTGTATAGAATGCAGTTTTCTGTATGCATGGGATACCTGGATGATctacatttgcaaaaatgttcagAATATAACAGAGCACACGGTGTGAAAGTAATAACAGCCACAATTTTTGACATCCCCTTCATGACTccttcttgattttttttatcagactGTGATgagttaagatttttttttttttttacactaatttGGATTAAAAGGGGAAAATACATacttttatttccaagatgataactgaccaccacacacaaaattaaacatgcaaaaaacaagGAAATAATGATTGTTGCATAATACATATTGTTTCATGTActatttttaaccctttaagctcgccGGCGGGCACGTGAGAAaattacagtcttgaccaacacaaaataggtattgtttgaaagctttgAAAACTGaccaagtgctttgaaatttgcagacaaatcagaagtgttccatttgcataatttatatataaaaagtaattgctctgtacatattattgcaattattaaaaacatcaaactgatcaaacagccatgtgtcatatgttgttagaAAGCACTCAAAGAGCAGAAATATAGTGAGTTATAGTAAGTTTatttctttgacaattatgttggtattgcttatatgccgcatttttGTTTATACCTTCAAGAAAAATAAATTCAACATGAATTTAACATGAAATATAACATGCCATTATTTAGAGGTAATTATCTTTCAAATGGGCCTGCACACAAGTTAATCGGAtgaatagatcattagataattcacacaaagcacaatgttacatttggccaccaggagatggcgacATGTAAATGACACAGACTCATTGAGTCAAATGGCACTCAttttgtgaaatctcattactaaaatcatatATCCATGCTCTGCATACCTTTAgtcatgtttgtgttttcatATGTAATTAGTTTGTTaagtataattattatgtttggagaggtttttggacactatgattaattatatttttaatgctataacttttgattgctttttcATAACAACACACAGTGTTTCTCAGATACAGCTGACATAATTGGGAAAAAAACTAAAGTTTTTCAGGGCTACCtaatttacacccagagatatataatgtcaaatatgaTAAAtaaggggaaaaaagtatttttattttcagcattttattaggctgagagtctcagaatgtatcataatctatatcattaaatgttttaaagttttctttacaataataccaaacacttgactcgttttttttgtcgagttattagcctttaattttgggtgtgccactgaaacaggaaaactTTAAATACACGTtcagagtttaaagggttaaagagTAGTATGCATTATTCAGTGTTTACTGCACAGTATGCAGTAAGCAGAACCCTAGCATTCCATCCCATACACAGCCCATATTTTTGACTTAagtgttaatatattaaataatatgtgAGATGAGATGGCCAAAAGTTAGGACATTTTTAGACATAATTGgattagaaaaatattttatttactatttatttcCAGGAACTGGACACCTCTTAGTAATTTGATCAATGTGAGATCAAGTAGCAAAGtagcaacaatttaaaatgtttattgttgcatactgcttactgtttcacaagctattaaaaaaaaaaaaacgatgcaGTATTCAGTAAATACTTTGTAATATGTAGTATGCAGTATGTTAGCattccattaaaggaatattccggattcaatacaagttaagctcaatcgacagcattgtaatcaatataatgccacaaatgctgtcgattgaacttagcTTAGaatgaatccagaatattcctttaagaacattcCTGTAATAAGTCTCATGTATGTTAAACTTAACAGGTTTATTGAAttacataatataaataaaatactgctCGTGTAAAAACAGATAACATTTTTTATATGTCAAATACATTCTGTCAAATGAGTAAGTCACTAATTATTCATGTGGCTCAAACAAGGCACAGTTCATATTATTTAGACACAGTGTTATACTCACAAGTCAATAGTTCTTCACATAAGTCAAATTCCACTGATGTAAGTGCACTATTGTAGAGTTAAAGTGAACTTTTTAGCAATTTGCCTAAAAAATTTGGCTACAAATAACAATCAAACCCTTTCAATCAAGAATAATTTCCCCAAGTTGTAGGTTATGTGGTACAGCatgcatctgtttgcattttaGCATACTCAAGAAATCCACGGATGCATTCACTGTGAACAGGTTTGGGTCCAACAAAATGCATTTCAGCCCTTTTCTATCAAGCAAGGTGAATGCATCCAAACCTGTTAGCTAAGCTGTCATCATATTGCTATGGAAACCTAGAGAATAAATggacttgtgtttgtgtgtgtgtgtgtgtgtgtgtgtgtgtgtgtgtgtgtgtgtgtgtgtgtgtgtgtgtgtgtgtgtgtgtgtgtgtgtgtgtgtgtgtgtgtgtgtgtgtgtgtgtgtgtgtgtgtgtgtgtgtg
This DNA window, taken from Xyrauchen texanus isolate HMW12.3.18 chromosome 5, RBS_HiC_50CHRs, whole genome shotgun sequence, encodes the following:
- the ldb2b gene encoding LIM domain-binding protein 2b isoform X2 — encoded protein: MTGVPRDPFYSSPFGPFYRRHAPYPVQPEYRMHELNKRLQSRPEDSDILWWDAFCTEFFEEDATLTLSFCLEEGPKTYTIGRTLIPRYFSSLFEGGVYELFFELKQTKESFNNSMITVDSHHCTMTTQHGKPTFTKVCTEGRLILVFTFDDLMRIKTWHFTITHYSELIPRSILAVNAQDPGAVEQLSKNISRVGLTNLTLNYLRLCVILEPMQELMSRHKTYGLSPRDCLKTCLFHQWQRMTTPPVGPSPNFKTEIFPSNSKKSEPAKPATKRRRRRNSAGSASNSSTGNSKKRSPTNNFNLPSQPKRVAGETRGGGWLEAELRM
- the ldb2b gene encoding LIM domain-binding protein 2b isoform X3 → MTGVPRDPFYSSPFGPFYRRHAPYPVQPEYRMHELNKRLQSRPEDSDILWWDAFCTEFFEEDATLTLSFCLEEGPKTYTIGRTLIPRYFSSLFEGGVYELFFELKQTKESFNNSMITVDSHHCTMTTQHGKPTFTKVCTEGRLILVFTFDDLMRIKTWHFTITHYSELIPRSILAVNAQDPGAVEQLSKNISRVGLTNLTLNYLRLCVILEPMQELMSRHKTYGLSPRDCLKTCLFHQWQRMTTPPVGPSPNFKTEIFPSNSKKSEPAKPATKRRRRRNSAGSASNSSTGNSKKRSPTNNFNLPSQPKRVAGETRGGGWLEAELR